One window from the genome of Candidatus Palauibacter polyketidifaciens encodes:
- a CDS encoding SDR family NAD(P)-dependent oxidoreductase has protein sequence MSLAGRGALITGGGRGIGAATARTLADRGVRLVLAARSTPEIEAVAAELRDRGGEAWAATCDVSDPASVEALCREAANRLGAVDILVNNAGVASSAPVVKLALEEWERLWRINATGALLAMQGVLPGMVERGWGRIVNVASVAALRGGRYMGGYAASKHALVGLTRSAAAEVARAGVTVNAVCPGYVDTPMTDATIENIVKRTDMEETDAVEAILATTPQRRLIAPGEVAASIAFLCEDEALSINGQTVVLDGGATSALQ, from the coding sequence GTGAGTCTCGCCGGACGTGGCGCTCTCATCACGGGCGGGGGACGCGGCATCGGGGCCGCGACCGCCCGCACGCTGGCGGACCGGGGCGTCCGACTCGTCCTCGCGGCGCGGAGCACGCCGGAGATCGAGGCCGTCGCCGCCGAGCTTCGGGACCGCGGCGGAGAGGCGTGGGCGGCGACGTGCGACGTGTCGGACCCGGCGAGCGTGGAAGCCCTGTGCCGCGAGGCCGCGAATCGGCTCGGAGCCGTGGACATCCTCGTGAACAACGCCGGCGTGGCGAGTTCCGCCCCGGTCGTGAAGCTCGCGCTGGAGGAATGGGAACGGCTGTGGCGCATCAACGCGACCGGCGCGCTCCTCGCAATGCAGGGCGTGCTGCCGGGCATGGTGGAACGCGGCTGGGGCCGGATCGTGAACGTGGCCTCGGTCGCCGCGTTGCGGGGAGGGCGCTACATGGGGGGCTACGCCGCGTCGAAGCATGCCCTTGTCGGACTCACGCGCTCTGCCGCGGCCGAAGTGGCGCGAGCCGGGGTCACGGTGAACGCGGTCTGTCCCGGCTACGTCGACACGCCGATGACGGATGCGACGATAGAGAACATCGTGAAGCGAACGGACATGGAGGAGACCGACGCCGTCGAGGCGATTCTCGCGACGACGCCGCAGCGGCGGCTCATCGCCCCCGGGGAGGTCGCGGCGTCCATCGCGTTCCTGTGCGAAGATGAAGCGCTGAGCATCAACGGCCAGACCGTCGTGCTGGACGGCGGCGCCACATCGGCCCTCCAGTGA
- a CDS encoding RidA family protein, translating into MSADGGADARTDPFEVLNPAALGEPQGWNHGLLAPRGGRVLFVAGQTATGPGGDIETPDFAAQFALALDRVLAVIRAAGGEPSHIGRMTIYVTDLAAYRDARSELGAAWRARLGRHYPAMSLVEVGGLVDVGAQVEIEATAVVP; encoded by the coding sequence ATGAGCGCCGATGGCGGGGCCGATGCCCGCACCGACCCGTTCGAGGTCCTGAATCCGGCCGCGCTGGGCGAGCCGCAGGGCTGGAATCACGGACTCCTCGCGCCTCGCGGAGGGCGGGTGCTGTTCGTCGCCGGGCAAACCGCGACCGGCCCGGGCGGAGACATCGAGACGCCGGACTTCGCCGCACAGTTCGCGCTCGCGCTCGATCGCGTGCTGGCGGTCATCCGGGCGGCCGGCGGAGAACCTTCGCACATCGGACGCATGACCATCTACGTTACGGATCTCGCCGCCTACCGGGACGCGCGTTCCGAACTCGGGGCGGCGTGGCGCGCCCGGCTGGGCCGACACTATCCCGCCATGTCGCTCGTCGAGGTCGGCGGGCTAGTCGATGTCGGCGCGCAGGTCGAGATCGAAGCGACCGCCGTCGTGCCGTGA
- a CDS encoding enoyl-CoA hydratase family protein, whose product MPLNPTSFLYEVDAATSVATITLNRPERRNALTFEIYDELRTTFRALDREPGVRAVVITGSGTAFCTGGDVRDIIGPLLEMDSGELLEFAQMTCDLIAAMRECGKPVVGALNGTVAGAGAVIATACDVRIAAESAKIAYLFTRVGLSGADMGIAWLLPRIIGLGRATELLMTGDFLDAREALRLGLYNRVVPAGEALAAGTEWAARLAAGPSSALSVTKRALEKEAHMTLRDALAEEARLQAACMEDPNFREGFRAFVEKRAAVFS is encoded by the coding sequence GTGCCTCTGAACCCGACTTCATTCCTGTACGAGGTCGATGCCGCGACCTCCGTCGCGACGATCACGCTGAACCGTCCCGAACGGCGCAACGCCCTGACCTTCGAGATCTACGACGAACTCCGAACCACCTTCCGCGCGCTCGACCGGGAACCGGGGGTCCGCGCGGTCGTGATCACGGGGTCCGGCACCGCCTTCTGCACGGGCGGAGATGTGCGGGACATCATCGGACCGCTCCTCGAGATGGACTCCGGCGAACTGCTGGAATTTGCGCAGATGACGTGCGACCTGATCGCCGCCATGCGGGAGTGCGGCAAGCCCGTCGTCGGCGCCCTGAACGGAACGGTGGCGGGGGCCGGGGCCGTGATCGCGACCGCCTGCGATGTGCGGATCGCGGCGGAATCCGCGAAGATCGCCTACCTGTTCACCCGGGTCGGGCTTTCGGGCGCCGACATGGGCATCGCCTGGCTCCTGCCGCGCATCATCGGTCTCGGGCGGGCGACGGAGCTTCTGATGACGGGCGACTTTCTCGACGCGCGGGAGGCGCTTCGTCTCGGACTGTACAATCGTGTCGTACCCGCTGGCGAAGCGCTCGCCGCGGGAACCGAGTGGGCGGCGCGGCTGGCGGCGGGACCCTCCTCCGCGCTGTCCGTCACCAAGCGCGCTCTGGAGAAGGAGGCGCACATGACGCTGCGCGACGCGCTCGCCGAGGAGGCCCGCTTGCAGGCCGCCTGCATGGAGGACCCGAACTTCCGCGAGGGCTTCCGGGCCTTCGTCGAGAAGCGGGCCGCGGTGTTCTCGTGA
- a CDS encoding acyl-CoA dehydrogenase family protein: MIDLHPVRAFLEPGHFELGEGLGRYAAAEFAEHAHRDDDDLARRYAREICASLGRGGWLKAIARQDFRACSVIRETLAFYSPLADAMFALQALGSTPIALAGDERQRRLWLDRAVRGRAVAAFAMSEPEAGSDVAAMRTTAVRDGNDYVLNGVKTFISNAGIADFYLLFAVTDPGEGVDGISAFLLPADTKGFRFVRPLVMADPHPLGEIALEDCRLPAKARVGGEGEGYKLGLATLDRLRPTVGAAACGMAGRALHEALHHALSRRQFGRALADFQITQEKVGRMGTDLTAARLLVYRAAWERDGGADRTDLEAAMAKSFATEIAQGVVDDAVQILGGRGVLADHPVDRLYRSVRALRIYEGATEIQRLIIARHLLDAARAEGDP, encoded by the coding sequence GTGATCGACCTCCATCCCGTCCGCGCCTTTCTCGAACCGGGGCACTTCGAACTCGGTGAGGGCCTCGGGCGCTATGCGGCCGCGGAGTTCGCCGAACACGCGCATCGGGACGACGATGATCTCGCCCGACGGTACGCACGGGAGATCTGCGCGTCCCTCGGGCGGGGCGGCTGGCTGAAGGCGATCGCCCGGCAGGACTTCCGGGCCTGTTCCGTGATTCGCGAGACGCTCGCCTTCTACTCGCCGCTCGCGGACGCGATGTTCGCACTCCAGGCATTGGGCTCGACCCCGATCGCGCTGGCCGGCGACGAGAGGCAGCGGCGACTGTGGCTCGACCGCGCCGTCCGGGGGCGAGCCGTGGCCGCCTTCGCGATGAGCGAGCCGGAGGCCGGGTCCGATGTCGCCGCCATGCGCACGACCGCCGTCCGGGACGGGAACGATTACGTCCTCAACGGCGTGAAGACGTTCATCTCGAACGCGGGGATCGCGGACTTCTACCTCCTGTTCGCGGTCACCGACCCCGGCGAGGGCGTGGATGGGATCTCCGCCTTCCTCCTCCCGGCGGATACGAAGGGGTTCCGCTTCGTGCGGCCGCTTGTGATGGCCGACCCCCACCCGCTGGGCGAGATCGCGCTGGAGGACTGCCGACTGCCGGCCAAGGCCCGTGTCGGAGGCGAGGGTGAAGGGTACAAGCTCGGGCTCGCGACGCTCGACCGTCTCCGCCCCACCGTCGGAGCCGCTGCGTGCGGGATGGCGGGCCGCGCGCTGCACGAGGCGCTCCACCACGCTCTCTCGCGGCGGCAGTTCGGACGGGCGCTCGCCGATTTCCAGATCACGCAGGAGAAGGTGGGACGCATGGGCACCGACCTCACCGCCGCGCGGCTCCTCGTATACCGGGCGGCGTGGGAGCGCGACGGCGGGGCGGACCGCACCGACCTCGAGGCCGCGATGGCCAAGTCCTTCGCGACCGAGATCGCGCAGGGGGTGGTGGACGACGCCGTGCAGATCCTCGGCGGACGCGGCGTGCTGGCGGACCACCCGGTCGACCGGCTGTATCGCTCCGTGAGAGCCCTCCGCATCTACGAGGGCGCGACGGAGATCCAGCGTCTCATCATCGCGCGTCATCTGCTCGACGCCGCGCGCGCCGAGGGCGACCCCTGA
- a CDS encoding bifunctional salicylyl-CoA 5-hydroxylase/oxidoreductase encodes MVCVGGGPAGLYFAILMKRSDPAHDVIVLERNRPGDTYGFGVVFSDATLEELAAADRESYEAITRSFHHWDDIDIHYRGHRLTSTGHGFSGLARTTLLEILEARARELGVDLRCGVEVESEEAYADADLVLAADGVNSRMRDRYARAFGPRVDLRPNRFVWLGTTKPFPAFTFHFRETTHGLWRVHAYQYRPGGAGEEAVSTFIVEATEATWRAAGMDAGSEEETVAFLEDTFREELDSHRLVANRSIWRGFPTVRNRSWRHGNIVLVGDAAHSAHFSIGSGTRLAMIDAISLHESLLAHDLAVAPALEAYETARRPEVESVQRAAQASLEWFEGTERFLETEPVQFAFNLITRSLRITHSNLALRDPEFTARVDRWFAERAAADAATGAGRPPPGSVASGPAPPPLLAPFRLRELELKNRVVVSAMCQYSAEDGTPDDWHLVNLGSRAIGGAGLVMSEMTDVSREGRISLGCTGMYAPAHVGAWKRIVDFVHRHSEAAIGMQLGHAGRKASTRLSWEGDNEPLEEGGWPIMAASPVSWFEHSPVPREMTRRDMDRVTAEFRRAAEMSEEAGFDLLEIHFAHGYLLASFISPLTNLREDEYGGDADGQLRFPLEVLAAVRAVWPAEKPISVRISAVDWAEGGMTPDGAVEVARRLRDAGVDIIDVSAGQTVPWQEPVYGRQYQTPFSDRIRHEAAIATMAVGNISSFMDVNTILAAGRADLCCLARAHLWDPYWTRHAAYASGAPIPWPPQYSSLDGYTPRFEWGY; translated from the coding sequence ATCGTCTGCGTCGGAGGCGGGCCCGCCGGCCTGTACTTCGCGATCCTGATGAAGCGCTCGGATCCGGCGCACGACGTCATCGTCCTCGAGCGCAACCGCCCCGGCGACACCTACGGATTCGGCGTCGTCTTCTCCGACGCGACGCTGGAGGAACTCGCCGCCGCGGACCGCGAGAGCTACGAGGCGATCACGCGGTCCTTCCACCACTGGGACGACATCGACATCCACTACCGGGGCCACCGGCTCACGTCGACCGGCCACGGGTTCAGCGGCCTCGCCCGCACCACCCTTCTCGAGATCCTGGAGGCGCGAGCGCGCGAACTCGGTGTCGATCTGAGGTGCGGCGTGGAAGTCGAGTCGGAGGAGGCGTACGCCGACGCCGATCTCGTGCTCGCCGCGGATGGAGTGAACAGCCGCATGCGGGACCGATACGCCCGCGCGTTCGGCCCCCGCGTCGATCTCCGTCCGAACCGGTTCGTGTGGCTCGGCACGACGAAGCCCTTCCCCGCCTTCACCTTCCATTTTCGTGAGACCACACACGGTCTGTGGCGCGTGCACGCGTACCAGTACCGGCCCGGCGGCGCCGGGGAGGAAGCCGTCTCCACCTTCATCGTCGAGGCGACCGAGGCGACGTGGCGCGCCGCCGGCATGGACGCCGGGTCCGAAGAGGAGACCGTCGCCTTCCTCGAGGACACCTTCCGCGAGGAGCTGGACTCCCATCGACTCGTCGCGAACCGCTCGATCTGGCGGGGCTTCCCGACCGTGCGGAACCGGTCTTGGCGCCACGGCAACATCGTGCTCGTCGGCGACGCCGCGCACTCGGCCCACTTCTCCATCGGGTCGGGCACCCGGCTCGCGATGATCGATGCGATCTCGCTCCACGAATCGCTCCTCGCCCACGATCTCGCCGTCGCTCCCGCGCTGGAGGCCTACGAGACGGCCCGCCGGCCGGAGGTCGAGAGCGTGCAGAGGGCGGCCCAGGCGAGCCTCGAGTGGTTCGAGGGGACGGAGCGTTTCCTGGAGACGGAACCCGTGCAGTTCGCCTTCAACCTCATCACGCGCAGCCTCCGGATCACCCACTCCAACCTCGCGCTGCGCGACCCGGAGTTCACCGCGCGCGTCGACCGCTGGTTCGCGGAGCGGGCCGCGGCGGATGCGGCGACGGGAGCCGGGAGGCCTCCCCCCGGGAGCGTCGCGTCCGGTCCGGCTCCTCCTCCGCTCCTCGCCCCGTTCCGTCTCCGGGAACTCGAGTTGAAGAACCGGGTCGTCGTCTCAGCCATGTGTCAGTACTCGGCGGAGGACGGCACGCCGGACGACTGGCACCTGGTGAACCTCGGCAGCCGTGCGATCGGCGGCGCCGGACTCGTGATGTCGGAGATGACGGACGTGAGCCGCGAAGGACGTATCTCGCTGGGCTGCACGGGGATGTACGCTCCCGCGCACGTGGGCGCGTGGAAGCGGATCGTCGATTTCGTCCACCGCCACTCCGAGGCGGCGATCGGGATGCAGCTCGGCCACGCGGGACGGAAGGCGTCCACGCGGCTGTCCTGGGAGGGCGACAACGAACCGCTGGAAGAGGGCGGCTGGCCCATCATGGCCGCTTCTCCCGTGTCCTGGTTCGAGCACAGCCCGGTTCCGCGCGAAATGACTCGGCGGGACATGGACCGGGTGACGGCCGAGTTCCGTCGCGCGGCCGAGATGTCCGAGGAGGCCGGGTTCGACCTGCTGGAGATTCACTTCGCGCACGGCTACCTGCTCGCCAGCTTCATCTCTCCTCTCACGAACCTCCGTGAGGACGAGTACGGGGGAGACGCGGACGGGCAGCTTCGCTTCCCGCTCGAGGTGCTCGCGGCGGTGCGAGCCGTGTGGCCAGCGGAGAAGCCGATTTCCGTCCGGATCTCCGCGGTGGACTGGGCGGAGGGCGGGATGACGCCGGACGGGGCCGTCGAGGTCGCGCGCCGCCTGAGGGATGCGGGCGTGGACATCATCGACGTCTCGGCGGGGCAGACCGTCCCCTGGCAGGAGCCGGTCTACGGCCGCCAGTACCAGACCCCCTTCTCGGACCGCATCCGGCACGAGGCGGCAATCGCGACCATGGCCGTGGGCAACATCTCCTCCTTCATGGACGTGAACACGATCCTCGCGGCGGGGCGTGCGGACCTCTGCTGTCTCGCCCGCGCACACCTCTGGGACCCATACTGGACCCGGCACGCAGCCTACGCTTCAGGGGCGCCGATCCCCTGGCCTCCGCAGTATTCGTCGCTGGATGGCTACACGCCGCGCTTCGAGTGGGGGTACTGA
- a CDS encoding tryptophan 2,3-dioxygenase family protein, with amino-acid sequence MAHGKYLTYAGYLHLDELLSLQREQSGEGGDPEHDEMLFIIIHQVYELWFKQLLHELEFARDRMGADDMPRLLHTMGRILTILKVQVHQLDILETMRPLEFLAFRQRLEEASGLQSYQFRELEFILGHKRRDVFDRYPEGSDARRRLDSRYGEPSLWAAFLRFLHAHGYAIPAEDLERDVTAPTEPSAGVRAALIRLYREDPQLVQLCERFVDLDEGLQEWRYRHVKMVERTIGARPGTGQTGGAAYLRKSLNRPVFPDLWAIRTDL; translated from the coding sequence ATGGCGCACGGGAAATACCTGACCTATGCCGGATATCTGCACCTCGACGAGTTGCTGTCGCTCCAGCGGGAGCAGTCGGGCGAGGGCGGGGACCCCGAGCACGATGAGATGCTGTTCATCATCATCCATCAGGTGTACGAGCTGTGGTTCAAGCAGCTCCTGCACGAGCTCGAGTTCGCGCGCGACCGGATGGGCGCGGACGACATGCCGCGGCTGCTGCACACCATGGGGCGCATCCTCACGATCCTGAAGGTGCAGGTCCATCAACTCGACATCCTGGAGACGATGCGGCCGCTGGAGTTCCTCGCCTTCCGGCAGCGGCTGGAAGAGGCGAGCGGCCTGCAGTCGTACCAGTTCCGGGAACTCGAATTCATTCTCGGCCACAAGCGGCGGGACGTGTTCGACCGATACCCGGAGGGAAGCGACGCGCGCCGGCGGCTCGACTCCCGCTACGGGGAGCCGTCGCTCTGGGCCGCCTTCCTCCGGTTCCTCCACGCGCACGGGTACGCGATCCCGGCGGAGGACCTGGAGCGGGACGTCACGGCACCGACCGAGCCGTCCGCGGGCGTGCGGGCCGCCCTCATCCGGTTGTACCGGGAGGATCCGCAGCTCGTCCAGCTGTGCGAGCGCTTCGTGGATCTCGACGAGGGACTCCAGGAGTGGCGCTACCGGCACGTGAAGATGGTGGAGCGCACGATCGGGGCGCGGCCCGGGACCGGCCAGACGGGGGGCGCCGCCTACCTCAGGAAGTCGCTGAACCGCCCGGTGTTTCCCGACCTGTGGGCGATCCGCACCGACCTGTGA
- a CDS encoding molybdenum cofactor guanylyltransferase: MSGPDRSLVIVAGGRSRRLGRDKPLVEIDGRTVLSRILEATEQISDVVLAVREVPPFRRALAAEGWESDSDSAGPPGSVAFRSPQGRALVAVPDPVPDLGPLAGVASGLDAARGAICVVLAGDLPFVTPDLVDRLSGELANDPELDAVVPRARGRAQPLCAAYRRGVGRLAARLLARSAASGAPSPSMMSFLDRLRVRTVSPEQLKRLGDLEAMVRGVDSRADLAWAVRRAAGSD; the protein is encoded by the coding sequence GTGAGCGGGCCGGACCGGTCGCTCGTGATCGTGGCCGGCGGGCGTTCACGCCGCCTCGGCCGCGACAAGCCTCTGGTCGAGATCGACGGCCGCACCGTGCTGTCGCGGATCCTGGAAGCCACTGAGCAGATCTCGGACGTGGTCCTCGCGGTGCGCGAGGTTCCGCCCTTCCGGCGCGCCCTCGCCGCGGAAGGCTGGGAATCCGACTCGGATAGCGCGGGCCCACCCGGCTCGGTCGCGTTCCGGAGCCCGCAGGGCCGCGCCCTCGTCGCTGTGCCCGACCCGGTGCCCGACCTCGGCCCGCTCGCCGGCGTGGCCTCCGGGCTTGATGCGGCGCGGGGCGCGATCTGCGTCGTGCTGGCGGGCGACCTCCCCTTCGTCACGCCGGACCTCGTCGACCGCCTGAGCGGCGAACTCGCGAACGACCCGGAGCTGGACGCCGTCGTGCCGCGCGCGCGCGGCCGGGCCCAGCCGTTGTGCGCCGCCTATCGGCGCGGGGTTGGCCGGCTCGCCGCGCGGCTCCTTGCGCGCTCCGCCGCGTCCGGCGCCCCGTCTCCCTCGATGATGAGCTTCCTCGATCGATTGCGGGTGCGAACCGTCTCGCCCGAACAACTGAAGCGGCTCGGCGACCTCGAGGCGATGGTCCGCGGCGTGGACAGCCGGGCCGACCTGGCCTGGGCCGTGCGGCGCGCCGCCGGATCCGACTAG
- a CDS encoding arsenate reductase ArsC, protein MTRPRLLFVCVENSCRSQIAEAFARMLAGAGVEASSGGSRPSGVVNPRAIESMAELGYDLGVHRSEGLDDVPPGPFDAVVTMGCGDACPHVPARRREDWEVKDPKDLPPDEFRAVRDDIRRRVAALLVDLGVPPGVKAAGPGGDPGA, encoded by the coding sequence ATGACGCGCCCGCGGCTCCTTTTCGTCTGCGTGGAGAACTCCTGCCGCAGCCAGATCGCGGAGGCATTCGCCCGCATGCTGGCGGGTGCCGGCGTGGAGGCGTCGAGCGGGGGCTCGCGGCCTTCAGGCGTCGTGAACCCGCGGGCGATCGAGTCCATGGCGGAGTTGGGCTACGATCTCGGCGTCCACCGGTCGGAGGGGCTGGACGACGTGCCGCCCGGGCCGTTCGATGCGGTCGTCACGATGGGGTGCGGCGACGCGTGTCCGCACGTGCCCGCGCGGCGGCGGGAGGACTGGGAGGTGAAGGACCCGAAGGACCTGCCCCCGGACGAGTTCCGGGCGGTCAGGGATGACATCCGCCGGCGCGTGGCCGCGTTGCTGGTGGATCTGGGCGTGCCGCCCGGGGTGAAGGCGGCAGGGCCCGGAGGGGATCCCGGGGCGTGA
- a CDS encoding DUF5916 domain-containing protein — translation MSFRKTHGLPCHRLGCRLGFGIACLIVLFVPAPELRAQDGPGQREPEGVSPSTLEGLAVRAAQAPAIDGVLDDAAWDGAPVMTDFIQREPFDGQPASERTEVRMVFDDEAIYVGVWALDEDPAGIISGDRIRDAEVSEADHVLLAFDTYHDDQNAFVFGTTPAGIEYDGQVANEGRGGGFFLGGGFNTQRRMQSGAGGGFNKNWDGSWNVATSRDGEGWYAEFRIPFNTLRYGTDPTWGFNVARQIRRRNEESFWSAVPREFNLYRLNYAGNLTGLELPFRRLGSVTPYMLGATARDYAGGQTAFEQNYDFGGEAKLQLTRGLTLDATYNTDFAQVEVDDQQVNLTRFSLLFPEKRPFFLENAGFFAVGGGGADLFFSRRIGIANGRQVPITGGARVSGRAAGFNVGMLHIGTDGIEGVQGANAYSVARVARELPNRSRIGGAFINRDGSASGDYNRTWAVDGQLGLGEAWTLTAWGARTATPGLTDADGAFDATFGLTTRKWRGNLQYQHFGENFNPEVGFLRRTGHKYYQLFLMYNIHPEETFREIRPHISYFTFRSDKTGVTRGFEESARLHIDNHWEFNDGMEAHTGMNWNREGLYEPFPMPGTDIIVPAGTYDGWETQLRFWTNESAKVSFRSGANIGQFLSGSRRSLNGTLTVRPGSSFSTSLRLDYNNVTLEEGDFVATLAGVNLGYFFTPRIYLQSLVQYSTQLDTFSANVRFGWLNTAGTGLFIVYNDIQGIQDLHGPQGRSLIVKFSRQFNVLGG, via the coding sequence ATGAGCTTCCGAAAAACCCATGGTCTACCCTGCCATCGACTCGGCTGTCGACTCGGCTTCGGTATCGCCTGTCTCATCGTCCTGTTCGTGCCGGCGCCGGAGTTGCGCGCGCAGGACGGTCCGGGGCAGCGCGAACCGGAAGGGGTATCGCCCTCTACGCTCGAAGGCCTCGCGGTGCGCGCGGCGCAGGCGCCCGCCATCGATGGCGTCCTGGACGATGCGGCCTGGGACGGGGCTCCGGTGATGACGGACTTCATCCAGCGCGAACCCTTCGACGGGCAGCCGGCGTCCGAACGGACCGAAGTGCGCATGGTGTTCGACGACGAGGCGATCTACGTGGGTGTGTGGGCTCTCGACGAAGACCCGGCGGGGATTATCTCCGGGGACCGGATCCGGGACGCCGAGGTGTCCGAGGCGGACCACGTGCTGCTCGCCTTCGATACGTACCACGACGACCAGAACGCGTTCGTGTTCGGGACGACGCCGGCGGGTATCGAGTACGATGGACAGGTCGCCAACGAAGGCCGCGGCGGCGGCTTCTTCCTAGGGGGCGGCTTCAACACCCAGCGGCGGATGCAGTCGGGCGCCGGCGGAGGCTTCAACAAGAACTGGGATGGCTCCTGGAACGTCGCGACGAGCCGCGACGGCGAGGGCTGGTACGCCGAGTTTCGGATTCCCTTCAACACGCTCCGCTACGGGACCGATCCGACCTGGGGCTTCAACGTCGCCCGTCAGATCCGGCGCCGGAACGAGGAATCCTTCTGGTCCGCGGTCCCCCGCGAGTTCAACCTCTACCGGCTCAACTACGCGGGGAACCTGACGGGGCTCGAGCTTCCATTCCGGCGTCTCGGCTCGGTCACGCCGTACATGCTCGGTGCGACGGCGCGCGACTACGCGGGCGGGCAGACGGCGTTCGAGCAGAACTACGATTTCGGCGGCGAGGCCAAGCTCCAGCTTACGCGTGGATTGACGCTCGACGCGACGTACAACACGGACTTCGCTCAGGTGGAGGTCGACGACCAGCAGGTCAACCTGACGCGCTTCAGCCTGCTATTCCCGGAAAAACGCCCCTTCTTCCTCGAGAACGCGGGTTTCTTCGCAGTCGGCGGTGGCGGGGCGGATCTCTTCTTCAGCCGCCGCATCGGCATCGCCAACGGACGGCAGGTCCCGATCACCGGCGGCGCCCGCGTCTCCGGGCGCGCGGCCGGGTTCAACGTCGGGATGCTCCACATCGGGACGGACGGGATCGAGGGCGTCCAGGGGGCGAACGCGTACTCGGTCGCCCGCGTGGCCCGTGAACTGCCGAACCGGTCGCGGATCGGCGGGGCCTTCATCAACCGCGACGGGAGCGCGTCCGGCGACTACAACCGGACCTGGGCGGTGGATGGACAGCTGGGACTGGGGGAGGCGTGGACGTTGACGGCGTGGGGGGCGAGGACGGCGACTCCCGGTCTGACGGACGCGGACGGGGCGTTCGACGCGACCTTCGGTCTCACGACCCGCAAGTGGCGGGGGAACCTCCAGTATCAGCACTTCGGCGAGAACTTCAACCCCGAAGTGGGCTTCCTGCGGCGGACGGGCCACAAGTACTACCAACTCTTCCTCATGTACAACATCCATCCGGAGGAGACCTTCCGCGAGATCCGCCCGCACATCTCCTACTTCACCTTCCGGAGCGACAAGACCGGGGTGACGCGGGGGTTCGAGGAGTCGGCCCGGCTCCACATCGACAACCACTGGGAGTTCAACGACGGGATGGAGGCCCACACCGGCATGAACTGGAACCGGGAGGGGCTGTACGAGCCGTTCCCGATGCCCGGAACGGACATCATCGTGCCCGCGGGGACCTACGACGGGTGGGAGACGCAGCTCCGTTTCTGGACGAACGAATCGGCGAAGGTCTCCTTCCGCAGCGGGGCGAACATCGGCCAGTTCCTGTCGGGTTCGCGCCGCAGCCTGAACGGGACGTTGACCGTGCGGCCGGGCTCCTCGTTCAGTACGTCGCTGCGGCTCGACTACAACAACGTGACGTTGGAGGAAGGGGATTTCGTCGCCACGCTGGCCGGGGTGAACTTGGGCTACTTCTTCACGCCGCGGATCTACCTGCAGTCGCTCGTTCAGTACTCGACCCAGCTCGACACCTTCTCCGCCAACGTGCGCTTCGGATGGCTCAACACGGCGGGGACCGGCCTGTTCATCGTCTACAACGACATCCAGGGGATCCAGGACCTGCACGGGCCGCAGGGCCGCTCGCTGATCGTCAAGTTCAGCCGGCAGTTCAACGTCCTCGGCGGCTGA